From a region of the Calliphora vicina chromosome 4, idCalVici1.1, whole genome shotgun sequence genome:
- the Rpt4 gene encoding 26S proteasome regulatory subunit 10B: MTTGSAPADGVREKALFDYRKKLLEHKEVESRLKEKREEIKELTKQYDKSENDLKALQSVGQIVGEVLKQLTEDKFIVKATNGPRYVVGCRRQLDKTKLKSGTRVALDMTTLTIMRYLPREVDPLVYNMSHEDPGDVKYSAIGGLSEQIRELREVIELPLLNPELFLRVGITPPKGCLLYGPPGTGKTLLARAVASQLDANFLKVVSSAIVDKYIGESARLIREMFNYARDHQPCIIFMDEIDAIGGRRFSEGTSADREIQRTLMELLNQMDGFDALGQVKIIMATNRPDTLDPALLRPGRLDRKIEIPLPNEQARMEILKIHASKIAKHGEIDYEACVKLSDNFNGADLRNVCTEAGLFAIRAEREYVIQEDFMKAVRKVSDNKKLESKLDYKPV; this comes from the exons ATGACTACCGGTAGTGCTCCTGCGGATGGTGTACGCGAAAAAGCTCTCTTTGATTATCGTAAAAAATTGTTGGAACACAAAGAAGTTGAATCGAGACTTAAGGAGA AACGTGAAGAAATCAAGGAGCTTACAAAACAATATGATAAATCTGAAAATGACTTGAAAGCCCTCCAGAGTGTGGGTCAAATTGTGGGTGAAGTGTTGAAACAATTAACAGAAGACAAAT TTATTGTCAAAGCCACCAATGGTCCACGTTATGTAGTGGGATGCCGTCGCCAGTTGgataaaacaaagttaaaatcCGGCACTCGCGTAGCCTTGGATATGACAACTCTTACAATTATGCGTTATTTACCACGTGAGGTAGATCCTTTGGTTTACAATATGTCTCATGAAGATCCTGGTGATGTTAAGTACTCCGCTATTGGTGGTCTATCCGAACAAATTCGTGAATTACGTGAAGTCATCGAATTGCCTTTATTAAATCCAGAACTTTTCCTGCGTGTGGGTATTACACCGCCCAAAGGTTGTCTTCTTTATGGCCCACCTGGTACTGGTAAAACTTTACTGGCTCGTGCTGTCGCTTCCCAATTGGATGCCAATTTCCTGAAAGTTGTATCATCCGCTATTGTGGATAAATACATTGGTGAATCAGCTCGTTTAATTCGTGAAATGTTTAATTATGCTCGTGATCATCAACCTTGTATTATATTTATGGATGAAATTGATGCCATCGGTGGTAGACGTTTCTCTGAGGGTACATCTGCTGATCGTGAAATTCAACGTACTCTTATGGAGTTGCTGAATCAAATGGATGGTTTCGATGCTTTGGGACAGGTGAAAATAATTATGGCTACCAATCGTCCCGATACTTTGGATCCTGCACTGTTGCGTCCCGGTCGTCTTGATCGTAAAATTGAAATTCCACTGCCTAATGAACAAGCTCG tatggaaatattaaaaattcatgcTTCAAAAATAGCCAAACATGGTGAAATCGATTATGAAGCATGTGTAAAACTGTCAGATAATTTCAATGGAGCTGATTTACGCAATGTTTGTACAGAAGCTGGTCTTTTTGCAATAAG AGCCGAACGTGAATATGTTATCCAAGAAGATTTTATGAAAGCTGTACGCAAAGTATCCGacaataaaaaattggaaagcAAATTGGATTACAAACCCGTTTAA
- the wuho gene encoding tRNA (guanine-N(7)-)-methyltransferase non-catalytic subunit wuho, which translates to MSTIFYTDPELVIALSKRIIFVNPNDLQIFKEIVLPEDLTKCGLKIVTNTGNEGEQQEEETKQQQNLSKEQPTLQHVKMSPNHQLLAVTTAGQKALLLYHLRPEHAKLVSIRSLARASSALAFSSDSKRLLVTDKTGDCYEYDCENYEAVPKLLLGHLSIVYDILWSTDEKFIITCDRDDKIRVTNYPATYDVHSYCLGHKEFVAGLELLNDDVLVTISGDKTLRLWDFKDGKELKSIELPAPGIKFASKCLESGKYEISVLLHQPNECVATFNLSQKEDKEWEFSTPQLLSFSDMICCNLCYAQDRLYVTGVVNDHLVVKLSANSPEAPLNWLKMVEEQFKEYTWTPEDISAWFKKKYDNVTEYLERKKRRIEEKQK; encoded by the coding sequence ATGAGTACCATATTTTATACTGACCCAGAATTAGTCATTGCTCTAAGTAAACGTATAATATTTGTTAATCCAAatgatttacaaatatttaaggaGATCGTTTTGCCGGAAGATTTAACTAAATGTGGACTAAAAATAGTGACCAATACTGGGAATGAAGGTGAACAGCAAGAAGAGGAAACGAAACAGCAGCAGAATTTATCAAAAGAGCAGCCCACACTTCAACATGTGAAAATGTCACCCAATCATCAATTGCTGGCAGTAACAACGGCCGGACAGAAGGCCTTGCTTTTGTATCATCTAAGACCAGAACATGCCAAACTTGTTTCGATTAGATCATTGGCTAGGGCTTCTTCAGCTTTAGCTTTTAGTAGCGATTCGAAACGATTACTTGTTACTGACAAAACAGGTGACTGCTATGAATACGATTGTGAGAATTATGAAGCAGTTCCCAAGTTATTATTGGGTCACTTAAGTATTGTCTATGATATTTTGTGGTCCActgatgaaaaatttattataacctGTGATAGAGATGATAAAATAAGAGTTACAAACTATCCAGCCACATATGATGTACACAGTTATTGTTTGGGCCACAAAGAGTTTGTAGCCGGCTTAGAACTTTTAAACGATGATGTCCTCGTTACGATTTCCGGCGATAAAACATTAAGGCTGTGGGATTTTAAAGATGGTAAAGAACTTAAGAGTATTGAATTACCGGCTCCGGGTATTAAATTCGCTTCCAAGTGTCTAGAAAGCGGTAAATATGAAATTTCTGTTTTGCTACATCAACCCAATGAATGTGTGGCTACATTTAATTTGTCACAAAAGGAAGATAAAGAATGGGAATTTTCTACACCACAATTGCTTAGTTTCAGCGATATGATTTGCTGCAATTTGTGTTACGCCCAGGACAGATTATATGTTACTGGAGTGGTAAATGATCATTTGGTCGTAAAACTAAGTGCTAATAGCCCAGAAGCGCCTTTGAATTGGTTAAAAATGGTTGAAGAACAATTCAAAGAATATACATGGACACCAGAGGATATATCGGCGTGGTTTAAAAAGAAGTACGATAATGTTACCGAGTATTTGGAACGTAAAAAACGACGCATTGaggagaaacaaaaataa
- the Alg14 gene encoding UDP-N-acetylglucosamine transferase subunit ALG14 homolog, which yields METKPVWCILGSGGHTAEMCIILQGLLQKTKDLNNYKPMKFLVANTDKTSKDKIQLTMDELKQNVNEDDFIYIPRAREVGQSWFTTVFTFLYALVWSFWLVFKEKPRMILCNGPGTCVPFCIAGFLSKLARRSKTKLVYVESFCRVHEISMSGRILLPYLDVMIVQWEPLTKIEYLGRKKIKYFGNIL from the coding sequence atggaaactaAACCAGTTTGGTGTATCCTTGGATCCGGTGGCCATACAGCTGAAATGTGTATAATTCTACAAGGATTATTACAAAAAACCAAAGATCTCAACAACTACAAACCAATGAAATTTCTTGTGGCAAATACTGATAAAACTTCCAAGGACAAAATACAATTAACGATGGATGAGTTAAAACAAAACGTAAACGAAGatgattttatttacataccaCGGGCACGAGAGGTAGGTCAGAGCTGGTTTACCACAGTCTTTACATTTCTGTATGCTTTGGTCTGGAGCTTTTGGTTGGTCTTTAAAGAGAAGCCCCGCATGATATTGTGCAATGGACCCGGCACCTGTGTTCCGTTTTGTATAGCAGGCTTTCTATCAAAGCTAGCACGGAGATCGAAAACGAAGCTGGTTTATGTGGAAAGTTTTTGTCGTGTCCACGAGATATCAATGTCAGGACGCATATTGTTGCCCTATTTGGATGTTATGATTGTACAATGGGAACCTCTGACAAAAATTGAATATTTGGGTCGTAAAAAGATTAAATATTTTGgtaacattttgtaa
- the mh gene encoding uncharacterized protein mh, protein MSHDADYLFALEMQKRMNAETGEGDSDIEEIDFKKPSPNLVVSKKPLQIKRSNPHSNLDPDFLNRTQNLVHPQWETLDPTPDIFALFGQFDSKFFQTRLKCVTLEWSKRMYSCAGICYSRRNRYGMDITIRLSQPLLSLRPRKDLVETMLHEMIHAYCFVLNIREGNGGHGPNFKKIMGAINKVAGTNITVYHTFHDEVELYKQHWWRCNGICQDRSPFFGYVKRTSNRAPGPNDQWWANHLQNCGGTFMKIKEPEKKKKGRAVKDKENDNEKKSTASAGNDLRKFFTPQTKSNAPPKSGSNTSTLSNIKGFNNFNNGFKGPVKTNGGGTMLLNPKTKSSTTTNTSSTTKPPATSAIAKAFPPSSYPGLSTDPFNVSTSSTPASSNRSNNSSRGAIVPPGGNLRNVMGFRDLGGLGSGDSNGNSGRPVSGVKPTTPRRDEWGRGSTLTSSSSSFRTSNTSISSSPDEGVDRKHLRDVWSKRFGNNGGNESGKGSGFGDKRNNNDKPQGDTKRRRISIESSDSADIVFVADEKSSNNKKDWIVVDDDIMLQEQTNKVITLSSDEDDDDSDNITKPKINRNMTLDQRQTMIKKEIMDESINLCDDDIELIDDEYDDNAGPNFDLTIASELADTSVIDEFFGEDTLMQEFKKENDCQPSSSRYQFNEGNDIITCPICLEKMARSVLAEHLNGCTGIAIKILPPKKTMKKLSAISKEARPKRVSRPSRKSTKEVLRNAGYSEEVLERIDSASSMDEDDDELEFLQRAGIKRSPNSKKSTSVAKVDLNSSSEDENTRLHRQRSIYKTTRQCPVCAREVEETEMNDHLDECLGK, encoded by the exons ATGTCGCATGATGCAGACTATTTGTTTGCATTGGAAATGCAAAAACGCATGAATGCCGAAACTGGTGAAGGCGACAGTGATATTgaagaaattgattttaaaaagccTTCCCCAAATCTCGTAGTGTCTAAAAAACCTTTACAAATAAAACGCAGTAATCCACACTCCAATTTAGATCCAGATTTTCTAAATCGCACTCAGAATTTAGTACATCCGCAGTGGGAAACTCTGGATCCCACGCCAGatatttttgcactttttgggCAATTCGATTCAAAATTCTTTCAAACTAGATTAAAGTGTGTGACGTTGGAATGGAGTAAACGTATGTACAGCTGTGCTGGTATTTGCTATTCACGCCGGAATCGCTATGGGATGGACATTACTATACGTTTAAGTCAGCCGTTGCTGAGTTTGAGGCCTAGAAAGGACTTGGTAGAGACCATGTTGCATGAAATGATACATGcctattgttttgttttgaacaTACGTGAAGGCAATGGTGGGCATGgaccaaattttaagaaaataatgggAGCCATTAATAAAGTGGCTGGTACGAATATAACCGTCTATCACACCTTCCATGATGAGGTCGAATTGTATAAGCAGCATTGGTGGCGCTGTAATGGCATTTGTCAGGATCGTTCGCCATTCTTTGGTTATGTTAAGCGTACTTCAAATCGTGCTCCTGGGCCGAATGACCAGTGGTGGGCAAATCATTTGCAAAACTGTGGAGGtacatttatgaaaataaaggAGCCGGAGAAAAAGAAAAAGGGTAGAGCCGTTAAAGATAAGGAAAATGATAATGAGAAAAAGTCTACGGCCTCTGCAGGCAACGATTTACGTAAGTTCTTTACACCACAAACTAAGAGTAATGCTCCTCCTAAATCAGGTTCCAATACTTCTACTTTGTCGAATATCAaaggttttaataattttaataatggcTTTAAAG GACCTGTTAAAACAAATGGTGGTGGTACTATGTTGTTAAATCCCAAAACAAAATCATCTACTACCACCAACACCAGTAGCACAACAAAACCACCAGCTACATCTGCCATTGCCAAAGCGTTTCCACCATCCTCATATCCTGGCCTATCGACGGATCCCTTCAATGTTAGCACATCAAGTACGCCAGCGTCTAGTAATCGCAGCAACAATTCATCGCGTGGTGCAATTGTTCCACCTGGTGGTAATTTGCGCAATGTTATGGGTTTTAGAGATTTAGGCGGTTTAGGTTCTGGCGATAGTAACGGTAATAGTGGTCGACCTGTTTCTGGTGTAAAGCCAACAACACCCAGACGAGATGAATGGGGTCGTGGCAGTACACTGACTTCGTCTTCTTCATCGTTTAGAACAAGCAACACGTCGATATCGTCTAGTCCTGACGAAGGAGTTGATCGAAAACATTTGAGAGATGTATGGTCTAAACGCTTTGGTAACAATGGTGGTAATGAGTCTGGAAAAGGTAGTGGATTTGGggataaaagaaataataacgATAAACCGCAAG GTGATACCAAACGTAGACGTATTTCAATTGAGTCTAGTGACTCTGCAGATATTGTGTTTGTGGCCGATGAAAAATCTTCGAACAATAAAAAAGACTGGATTGTTGTCGACGATGACATCATGCTGCAAGAACAAACGAATAAAGTTATAACACTATCTTCTGATGAAGACGATGATGATTCAGATAACATAACAAAGCcgaaaattaatagaaatatgACTTTAGATCAACGTCAAACCATGATTAAGAAAGAAATTATGGATGAATCTATAAACTTATGCGACGATGACATAGAGCTAATCGATGATGAATATGATGATAATGCCGGACCGAATTTCGATCTCACTATAGCCTCAGAATTGGCCGACACTAGTGTTATCGATGAATTCTTTGGTGAGGATACATTGATGCAGGAATTCAAAAAGGAAAACGATTGCCAGCCATCATCGTCACGCTATCAATTTAATGAGGGCAATGACATAATAACATGTCCCATATGTCTGGAGAAAATGGCCAGATCTGTGTTGGCAGAACATTTGAATGGCTGTACTGGTATTGCCATTAAGATTTTACCACCAAAAAAAACCATGAAAAAGTTATCGGCTATCTCCAAAGAGGCTAGACCCAAAAGAGTGTCTCGTCCTTCTCGAAAATCAACTAAAGAAGTTTTAAGGAATGCTGGCTATTCTGAAGAGGTATTGGAAAGAATTGATTCGGCTAGTAGCATGGATGAAGATGATGACGAATTGGAGTTCTTACAAAGAGCGGGAATAAAACGTTCGCCTAACTCTAAAAAATCTACCTCTGTGGCAAAAGTGGATTTAAATTCATCATCTGAAGACGAAAACACTCGACTACATCGTCAACGTAGTATTTACAAAACAACGCGACAGTGTCCAGTTTGTGCTCGTGAGGTGGAAGAAACTGAAATGAATGATCATTTGGATGAGTGTTTGGGTAAATAA